The following proteins are co-located in the Leucoraja erinacea ecotype New England chromosome 4, Leri_hhj_1, whole genome shotgun sequence genome:
- the LOC129696705 gene encoding transcriptional regulator Myc-like, which translates to MPLTASPFLGKSYNYDYDYDSFQPVFYDEEENFYQQQLPAPSEDIWKKFELLPTPPLSPSRRPSFSLFPSNADQLEMVTEFLGDDLVNQSFICDSDAELKSIIIQDCMWSGFSAAAKLEKVVSERLASLKASRKESGPPGADASSPASCNHASPSRSGCPSPPSAPPAAADAAAAVPRRLGSLGLGTGTNTASSYLHDLSAAVSECIDPSVVFPYPIVEHKGSLPLPPGDTTPPATDTPSDSEDQEEEDDDDDEEEEEEEDDEEEDEEEEDDEDDDDDEDDEEIDVVTVEKRQPAGRRLELNTNTAGIARPQHTPLVLKRCHVPIHQHNYAAPSPQPPTKRFKVESSRVLKQISTNSKGKCPSPRSSDSEENDKRRTHNVLERQRRNELKRSFFALRDQIPEVAKNDRAAKVVILKKATEHIESIQSDEQRLMSEKEHLRKKREQLKHRLEQLRNSCKQRY; encoded by the exons aTGCCTCTGACTGCTTCTCCTTTCCTGGGGAAAAGCTACAACTATGATTACGACTACGATTCTTTCCAACCGGTTTTCTACGACGAGGAGGAGAATTTCTACCAGCAGCAGCTACCGGCCCCGAGCGAGGATATCTGGAAGAAGTTTGAGTTGCTGCCCACCCCTCCCCTGTCTCCCAGCCGCCGACCCAGCTTCAGCCTGTTCCCTTCCAACGCCGACCAGCTGGAAATGGTCACGGAGTTTCTTGGCGACGACTTGGTCAACCAGAGCTTCATATGTGACTCGGACGCGGAGCTGAAATCTATTATCATCCAGGATTGCATGTGGAGTGGTTTCTCGGCTGCGGCCAAGCTGGAGAAGGTGGTGAGCGAGCGGCTGGCGTCTCTCAAGGCATCGAGGAAAGAGTCGGGACCCCCGGGTGCCGATGCATCCTCCCCAGCCTCTTGCAATCATGCGTCTCCGTCCCGGTCGGGTTGCCCGTCACCGCCGTCTGCACCGCCCGCCGCCGccgacgctgctgctgctgttccccGGCGCCTGGGCTCACTCGGGCTGGGCACCGGCACCAACACCGCCTCCTCCTATCTACACGATCTCAGCGCCGCTGTAAGCGAGTGCATCGACCCATCCGTCGTCTTTCCCTACCCCATAGTGGAGCACAAAGGCAGCCTGCCTCTACCGCCCGGGGACACCACTCCCCCTGCCACGGACACGCCGAGTGACTCCG AAGACCAAGAGGAAGaagacgatgatgatgatgaggaggaggaggaggaggaagacgaTGAGGAAGaagacgaggaggaggaggatgatgaggatgatgatgatgatgaagatgatgaagAGATTGATGTGGTTACTGTTGAAAAGAGGCAGCCTGCAGGCCGGAGATTGGAGCTGAACACAAACACAGCCGGCATCGCCAGACCCCAGCACACCCCCCTGGTTCTGAAGCGCTGCCACGTCCCCATCCACCAGCACAACTACGCTGCCCCCTCCCCACAGCCCCCCACCAAGCGGTTCAAGGTGGAGAGCAGTCGGGTCCTCAAGCAGATCAGCACCAACAGCAAAGGGAAGTGCCCGAGCCCCAGGTCGTCGGACTCGGAGGAGAACGACAAGAGGAGGacgcacaacgtgctggagcgcCAGCGGAGGAACGAGCTGAAGCGCAGCTTCTTCGCCTTGAGGGACCAGATCCCGGAAGTGGCGAAGAATGACAGGGCGGCGAAGGTGGTCATACTCAAAAAAGCAACAGAGCACATAGAGTCAATCCAGTCAGATGAGCAGAGACTGATGTCTGAGAAGGAACACTTGAGAAAGAAGCGGGAACAGCTGAAACATAGGCTCGAGCAGCTGAGGAACTCTTGCAAACAGAGATATTAG